The genomic DNA aatttatttttaatttaaaaaattattttaattttaaagaaaaatgaacAGAAAAGGTAATATTATCCTTATCCCGAATATTAAGATACATTCCAGGCACTATTCCTATATGGCTAAAAGCTTTATTGATATAGATATGTcaactttaaaaatatatagtaaaagagagaaaaaatttttttttaattttcttctaAAGTTTTTTATATGTGCACTTTTAATTTGGATATTACAATGCCACTATAATGtaggataataataatacttaaaaatattaatgtttttttgttattaccatttttttaaatgaaaattttatttatatgaaaaaaaactttttttgaTGCCGGAcattttcttattattttgatGGGATTTTTATAGATCTTGGAATCACAAAAAAGATATGATATATTAGGTCTAGGAGCTAAAAGATCATTAGCAGAATGTAAAGATgcaataaaacaaaaaaacaaaGGATTAAAATGCTATGACCAGCAGgatataatagaaataaatttaGAATCAAATAATGATCAAAAAGAGATAGAATATAATATGAGTATAGAAAAAGGAAATGAAATAGAGGAAACGGAgaagaataaaaaagtagAAGTTAATGAGAGAATTTTAGgtatttgtaaaaataatttaaaactatttttatcattcttTGCTTTTCTTCTGTCATTTTCTTCATGTGCATTATATGCATTGAACAATATTACCAAAAATATGTCTTCAATAGATTATACTGTATTTCATACTTTAGCTCTTTCATTAATTTCAATCCTTTTTAtatacgaaaaaaaaaagggaaaaaaaatataaaaaaaaattttaaataatatttctaattaaaattattatgtataaaaaaatatatataagattaaagatacattaaaaattactatatctttatatatgaaatatcTGTTCAATGACTTTTGAGAAGTATCAGGCAAATGatctaataaaaagaatgttCATTTATGAAGTATTCAATGACTTTATTAGTATGTTGAACAATTGTTAATGAAAGATGTTATTAACATCTTACAATATGTAAAGTTATCTTACTAGTCAGGATAATACATGCCATGCACTGACAAtagtttaaaatatatatatatatatatctatattttttttgtttattttattctgtatattttttttaaatataaaaaaaaaaaaatttttttttgttacgTTTTtgaattgaaaaaaaaaaattaatttttacttatataaaaattaatatatgaaaagtAACTATAATAAAACTTCTTATTTCttttgataaataaaaagtataatgtttgTGTTATATTCGATTTATATATTTCGAAATTACAGTGAAtaactgatttattaattgtctGCTTAATAACTTTGCTatagtattaaacaaataaattaataaagagcatgtgtAAATGGATATacgtttttaaatatatatatgcttatttttattatatatataatgttttctcatgatgcataatatttaatttgattaaattatactgcatcttttaatagacatCTTAAActattataaatgagtttttatttacaaagaatcagtatattcttttaattaaaaaacacacacaaaatttataacaaatgaCAAAAATTAATctctaatttattcaatgttatttcgaaatatgcatattgaatataacgtaaacattatttttttcttttcattaagttttttttttttgtaacaaAAAATTCTCATTTTAATTCGAATTAACGTCAAcccacaaaaaaaaaaaaaaaaaaatttatttatttatttttttttaattacaaagatgtatataatataaaaataaacaaaacaaaaaaaataactttatatttttttttttttaactatcATTAGTGCATGGCTAATGATAGTTAAAAATACACGACTAGTAAACTAACTTAATGTactataaaaggttaataacatcttttattaaccaataacttagaatttaattttgctacctattataaattatttgtgtGAGTTTCTAAATTAACAGAATAtgcttattttttataaatgagtaTATATCAAAGTAAATATATGTCTATTAAGCAATATAGAATTg from Plasmodium relictum strain SGS1 genome assembly, contig: PRELSG_00_v1_43, whole genome shotgun sequence includes the following:
- a CDS encoding fam-h protein codes for the protein MNRKGNIILIPNIKIHSRHYSYMAKSFIDIDMSTLKIYSKREKKFFFNFLLKFFICALLIWILQCHYNILESQKRYDILGLGAKRSLAECKDAIKQKNKGLKCYDQQDIIEINLESNNDQKEIEYNMSIEKGNEIEETEKNKKVEVNERILGICKNNLKLFLSFFAFLLSFSSCALYALNNITKNMSSIDYTVFHTLALSLISILFIYEKKKGKKI